One region of Citrus sinensis cultivar Valencia sweet orange chromosome 6, DVS_A1.0, whole genome shotgun sequence genomic DNA includes:
- the LOC102620830 gene encoding transcription factor MYB61, translating into MGRHSCCYKQKLRKGLWSPEEDEKLLNYITKHGHGCWSSVPKLAGLQRCGKSCRLRWINYLRPDLKRGAFSVQEESLIVELHAVLGNRWSQIAAQLPGRTDDEIKNLWNSSIKKKLRQRGIDPNTHKPLSEVENDKEQQLTVINKNSDKASAESSKDLAAEIMHPLEVSSSSEINTNNNNNASMLNLVDKFAAAASNNESSTTSCRPDLMGYFPFQKLNYGPNIGLSVNTNTSSLFFNPNSTSSEMISEFNSSIIPSISASVFQTPIRVKPSISLPSENPSVGTSDINGIQNWEPSSFSNNCSTSNGSTTSIELQSSSSFFEGNVFSWGITADCGKSNDQEAQIRALEGDQEDIKWSEYLNTPFFLGSTIQNHQTSQSMYSDVKPEAHFISEGSNTTTWIQNQHQQASQTTPAMYTKDLQRLSVAFGQTL; encoded by the exons ATGGGGAGGCATTCTTGTTGTTACAAGCAGAAGCTGAGGAAAGGCTTGTGGTCTCCTGAGGAAGATGAGAAGCTCCTGAATTATATCACTAAGCACGGCCATGGCTGCTGGAGTTCTGTCCCTAAATTAGccg GCCTTCAAAGATGTGGCAAAAGCTGCAGATTAAGATGGATTAATTACCTTAGGCCTGATTTGAAGAGAGGAGCATTTTCCGTACAGGAAGAGAGTTTGATTGTTGAGCTCCATGCAGTGCTTGGCAACAG ATGGTCTCAGATTGCAGCTCAGTTACCGGGAAGAACTGATGATGAGATAAAGAATCTATGGAATTCAAGCATTAAGAAGAAGCTGAGGCAAAGGGGCATTGACCCCAATACTCACAAGCCGCTTTCTGAGGTTGAAAACGATAAAGAACAGCAGCTCACGGTCATCAACAAGAACAGTGACAAAGCCTCTgcagaatcatcaaaagactTGGCTGCTGAAATAATGCACCCACTTGAAGTCTCTTCGAGCTCTGAGATCAAcactaacaataataataatgccaGCATGTTAAATTTGGTAGATAAGTTTGCTGCAGCTGCTTCTAACAACGAAAGCTCAACCACAAGTTGTAGGCCTGATTTGATGGGATATTTTCCCTTTCAGAAGTTGAATTATGGCCCCAATATTGGTCTCTCAGTTAACACAAAcacttcttctctttttttcaatCCGAATTCCACCTCTTCTGAGATGATTTCTGAGTTTAATTCCAGCATAATCCCTTCTATTTCGGCATCAGTCTTCCAAACTCCAATTCGCGTAAAGCCTTCTATTAGTCTTCCTTCCGAGAATCCTTCTGTAGGCACTAGTGACATCAATGGAATACAAAACTGGGAACCTAGTAGCTTTAGCAACAATTGCAGCACCAGCAATGGAAGCACAACAAGTATTGAACTGCAGAGCAGCAGTAGCTTCTTTGAAGGCAACGTCTTCTCTTGGGGAATAACTGCAGATTGTGGCAAATCTAATGATCAAGAAGCTCAAATTCGCGCATTAGAAGGCGATCAAGAAGATATCAAATGGTCTGAGTACCTCAACACTCCATTCTTTCTTGGAAGCACAATACAAAATCATCAAACCTCTCAGTCTATGTACAGTGATGTTAAACCAGAAGCACATTTTATATCAGAAGGCTCAAACACCACCACTTGGATTCAAAACCAGCATCAACAAGCTTCACAAACTACACCAGCAATGTATACAAAGGACTTACAAAGACTTTCTGTGGCTTTTGGACAAACCCTTTAG